Genomic segment of Tiliqua scincoides isolate rTilSci1 chromosome 1, rTilSci1.hap2, whole genome shotgun sequence:
GGATTTTCCAGTAACCTAATTCCCATAGATACCAAAAATTGACTGCATTTATAATCACCTTCCTAGAAATGGTTTTATACAATGGTTGTCATGTTTCTTCAGTAACATTTCACAGAACCatatatgtttaatttttttagaaACAAAAGAAGCAGGCACTGATAATCGTAATATCATTGATGATGGAAAGTCTCAAAAACTGACTCATGACGATATAAAGGCTTTGAAGGATAAAGGCATTAAAGGACAGGTAAGTAGCATTTGTGATATTCCGCATTGGCTGTCGGAGTTTTCTTGCTGTTTCAAGGCAAGAACAATTTACAATATCTGATTAAATCAGAAGTCACTGGCAGACTGTAGCCACTGTCTCACACATCAGAAACTAGCTGAATCCTGAAATAATCTCTCCTTAAATCCTGGCTGGAATTGTGTGTCTTTCTCTgtagacacagggcccaatcctatccaattttccagcaatgcagccccaaggcaagggaacaaatgttcccatacttttgaggaggcctctgtaactgccttcccaccacagaatgcaatgcacgCCCCATTAGCGCAGctaccccagcactggaaaaataataactttattttaccccatctttctccccgaagggactcaaggcggctaattggattggataggattgggcccatagctgGCTCCTTTTGCTTAGATATGCCCTATGCTTTGAAAAGCATAATTTTTAATATGGCATGCTATAACTATGTGATGAGAACCCCTTCAGTGGAACAAATTGGCCTGATCCCTCTCCGCCTATGGGTGcaactctgcaccagcagggCTACCTATTATGCAGCGCTTTCCCTTCTATTTTTTGACCAGGTATGTATAGGCATAACCTACACACCACAACCTAGAATGAGAGGCCTTTTCACATCCTTTGGGGGCAATGGCTCTGCTTCTCCATGAAGGCTACACACAACTGGGGCATTAATAGCCTATGGAAAAGTGAGGTTTCTTTATATTTTTCTGAAGTATTTGCCCAAAAGTTATGACTAtttgccctctcccctcccccccccccgataagtATATACTACCAGAAGAACTTCAGGTACTCAATAAAACATAACTTTCTTGAGTCAACTATGTGTATATATTATGCTTCTAAAGTGCAATGTTTTTCCAGATTATTGTAACCTGTGAAAAATTGTTTATAATCTCTCTTAAAGGAAATAGTTCAGCAGTTGGTAGAAAACAGCACAACGTTCAGAGACAAGACAGAATTTTCCCAACATAAATacataaagaaaaagaagaaaaagtaagTCCAGTATTAAagaatagagcagtggttgccaaacactctgggagtctgagaactgGGGGTAAGTGTTTActggggcagggactgggatgggggagaTGTCCCGACAGGCCCACAGCAATCACAGCATTTAAACATCTGGGGAGattgtgcacccccccccagagCGTCCTGGAGCTCGCAGCCTTCTCCGCAAGCCTtccctccactgcagtgggctccagtttgcagtcagagcccactCCCGGTTTGCGGTTGGAACTCCAGAGCGCAGAgtttctgaaactggaagtgcagtgGAAGTGCCCCTTCCCTCcactgcactggggggggggctcatggagggggctgtgagcctccagaacCATCTGGGGGGGGCTGCACAGTcaccccaggtatgtttaaatgctgCTGGGTGCCTGTGGCACTGCAATCACTGCGGCACCATAGGGACACTCATTTCTGGGTcatttcccttaaggggaaagtgagcCTTTTTGGTTCCagtggtaggtcatgacccaccattttgAGAACTGATGGAATAGAGGGTAGTATTGAGTTTTGCAAATCGTTATTTTAAACTCAGATGCTGTGCTTTGCTTACAGGTATGAGGCAGTTATTACAATTGTGAAGCCTACTACCCGTATTCTGTCAACAATGTACTATGCAAGAGAACCAGGAAAAATCAAGTAAGGCATGTGTTTCAGCTGAAACATTTCCCATGGAAGAACATATTCTACAATCTTGTGTGCACTTGTACTGAATATTCTGTTTACCTGGATATGGGTAAACCTTTTTATTTATGCTGGAAACTATGGGAAGGCTGCACCATGCTCAATATTTTGAGAAAAGCCTTCCATTATTGAATTTTATACTGCAGACTATTGAAACTACATAGGATCAACATACTAAGCCAGTGCCCAAGCATCAATTCTCTGCACTGGATAAAAGAAACGCTTATGgtggtgaatttttttctttaaaaaaaatcaggatttaTCCATTTTGGAATAGGGCAACTGATACAGTGCATATAATCTAAAACGGTGTACTTCAAAGAGTTGTTCATAACACAAATACTGTACTTCAGGATAGATCACACTGGACAGCTGAATGCATGCTATTAGGAAGAAAGCTGTGTtcctaacccatttctgcccagcccacagttgtacacatttgatcactgttgcagatgtgcagtgttgggcagaaatggctgaaggtCCTTAGGACTGCTGACATAGCCATAGCATTCCCTCCTTATAGATTAAACTTGGTCAGTTTCATTGAGAGGACTTCATCTTGGAGTCTCAATCATCTCGGAGACTATCACCTCAGATGATATACATGTTAGCCACTTCTTGTAAATGGACCATAATTTCTATAATATTTCAAAATCACACATAATACGTTTTGAAGTGAATATGATTTTGTTTCTTATGTAATAATGTAACACCACCTCTTTCTCTGGGGCAATCCTGCCATAGTTTGTGTATGCCCAGTGAGAGCAAACTTAGGTTCTAAATTTTGGAATATTAATCAAGCTACCAAAGTCAGCTGTAGGTTGTGTCACTCTCACGTAATACTTGCAGCTGATCAAGTTTATGTTGTAAAATGATGTGCTGATATTAAACACAGATCCATGTTGTGCACCCTCATCACATGTTTTTCCTTAAATATGTAaatgcttctttgccttctgtgAAGGCTTAGGAAATATTGCTATCCAGCTCTCTGTGCAAGCATCTCTACCAgaaattcaggctgcagtcctaaatgcacTTACTAGGGAGCAAGTTTCCTTTTGTATACAATTGCTGTTgttatttttgaaaaatactgcTTTTAAGAAAAGTTTGCAATTGATTTACATGGTAAAATAAAAGGAAATCAAATGACACTTTTGAGTGAATATGTATAGGATCTCATATATAATCCATCAAGTACTGTACTTTAAAACTCACATGCAGCATTTGGGCTTCATGTTGTCCAAACTTAGCTTATCATGTTACTATGTTTTATTTTAGGATCAAAAAATATAGTATTTGATATAAGAGAAGAGTTAAGCTGTTTACGGAATCACTCATGcactaaaggggaaaaaaatggaaatgccTCAACTTTCATGCTGTATAAGCAGTAAACACTTTCCACAGTCTGACATATTTTGTTAGCTTAGAACGCAGCACTGATTTATGCCCATTTGTGTGCAGCATGTTGCAGTGCAGACCAGGGACATGTAAGGATGTATGAAAGCAAAGTTGTAGGCGAGTGCAATATGCGAGAAGACTTATGGTCTAAAAACGTCCATGGTGTTTGAGCATGAGTGCCTCAATATGTCACATACCTGTTGCGTACTACAAATTGCATATTGCAAATTGCACACGTTGCAATATCCTGCACACAAATGAATCATTCTTGATCAGAATTTTCTGAAGTTCGGTCAGATTATTTCCCTACAATAGATTCTCTGTACCTCATACTGTCTAGGCTAATTGTGTTGATTTCATGGTGAATTGAAATATTCAGGCTTTAATTATAGCATGCTGAGTAAACTTGCCTTGTCTTTACAGGCGCTCCTGCACATCTTTGAGATGTAATCAAAATGTTTTGTGTGTTTTCATTTGTAAACTAGCTATAGTttagtgcagtggtattcaggctggggcatcacaatgccccagcctgggggccctggccttaaggggcaggggaagggggaaggtatcaacacgatccctaggatcatgtcgctaatggggatgtactcaccagtccctgcagcatcgtcctgggggtgcggagagccctgtacAAGTGCCTGCTGGCTTGAAGTGAAAgtaatcgcgctccacttccggttttgcggtagtggagcgtgatcactctactttcacttcaaagtgaCTGGGGAGTCCTGCAAGTACTCgtaagggctccccgcacccccaggataatgctgcagggactgctgagtacatcccagtctctgcagccccattagtgacatgatcctggggatcgcattgctgccttccccactgcctccccccgccgccgcaaggacttactgcgcttttcaaactcctggaaagtttgaaaatcgcAGGTTTAGTGCATTCCTAACACAAAAGGGCCTATCCCTAAAGCAGAAATTATGGATTGCTAATAATGCCACTAAAAGTAAAattaatctttttttccttttttttggaaGCCATTTGCGGTATGATACACTAGCCCAAATGTTGACTTGGGCAAATGTCCATGCTGGCAACAAAATGATCATAATGGAAACCTGTGCAGGATTGGTACTGGGTGCCGTAATGGAGCGGATGGGAGGTAAGAACAGCCCTCTCATGGTGTGCGGACCTTGGAGAGTATGACCATTATATAGTAATACTTCTATGGTATAATTATAGATTTTGCTTTTGTTCATGTCAGTCGATGTTTCAAACAAGCATGAATGAACAAGGGTTAATTTACTGTTGCAGTTGTCTGTGAATTTGAGACATTTTCAAAATTAATTTGGACCACTTTTTGCAGGTTATGGATCTATTATTCAGATGTATCCAGGAGAAGGGCCAGCTAGAGCAGCCACAAACTCTTTTGGATTTCCAGAACCCTTTTTCCGTACACTTTATGAGTTCCCTCTCAGCAAAGTGAAGAATCTTCTCTCTGGAACATTTTCTGTCACAACATTGCCTCCAGAGTCTGAAGAGCGTGTGCCACTGGCAGAAGAAAGCAACGGGTCAACAGATAGCAAGCAACTTTCCATACAAGAAGCAGATATggaatgcagcactgaggtagcAATGGAGAGCAATCAACCTGAAGAGCAAGAAATAGCAGACATTTCACCTGAGGGTGAAGATAACAAAACCAAGGGAAGGGTAAGATTCTACCAATTAGCTATTTTGCTGTGGTAGACCTTAAATGATACCTGTGtaggagcgcaatcctaaccaacttttcagcactgacatagctgtatcagtggggcatgtgctgcatcctgcagttgggaggcagtcatggaggcctcctcaaggtaaggcaatgtttgttcccttacctcggaactacGTTACCCTTACATCAGTACtcgaaagtgggttaggattgcgccctaagtgtcatTTAAGAATGAAGTCAAGTGCTATTCAGTGTTAAATTATCTCAAAGGCACCTTGAACCTTCAGTTACTAGTTGAATGGTTACTGTAAGCTAATTTAAACTTGCTATCAGGACCTTTTGGTAGACTTCACAATCAAACTCTTCAGTGAGTTTTGCTCAGAGATTTGTTGATGCATAGTTTGCAACCCAAGTATTGGCACTGGTATGATTATTTGCAGTATCAGATATATGTGATGTCTTATGGCAGTCCTCTTATATCCCATTTTAAACCCTTATGTGCTGATGAACCAGaccatttattttattgatttttttttagtgtttaaGAACCTTAAGGCAgctagcaggaaaaaaaatcagtttaaaaatgttCATGAAAATCTGTATATTTGCAGCATCGTCATTCTTGTAAACTACTGTGATCCATCTTGCCTTCTTCAAAGTTCTGTTTTAATACTGCAGTGAAAACTGTCCGTTAGACATATAACTCCATATTTATATTGCCGTTTAAAGTTTCAGAAAATATTCCTATTCTTTTCAGAcatatgacagacaaaagaaagaagaaaagaggaaaaaactaATAGAAACTGCTGCTTTGTTAAAAGCCAAGGATGCTGATGGGTGAGTTCACTTGCTTAACACTGAGCATTTTGTCCAAAGAAATGTCTAATTTTCATTCTCAAAACTAAAAAAAGAGTATACATTAATGCAAATGTCTGACAAAGCATAGTGGCTTTATTCTTGCATTTCCAAGTTGCCTTGAATTTTGGTGATGCAAGAGGACAACCTTATGGGTATTTCCTGTCTTGCTCTTAAATGTCACCCAGTACTATTCCAACCTCTTTCTACaagtgtcttccccccccccccaacatttcttCTCAAAATTACTGGCTTTCAGTTGAAgcatgtaaaaaaacaaacaaactataaatAGTGTGGGGGTGTGTATGATTGAGGTAGTCAGGGCAGTAGGAGTAAGTGCTAAACCCTCCTGCCCACACCCGCAGTTTTTGTTTGTTACATATATGCTCCCATGCTGTTGGTTAAGGAAGATCAACATTAAAGGGTCAAAAGCATGCATCTTTGTATATggctagtttggcccttaaatcCGTTCCTTCATTTGGCCTTGAAGCTGTCCTTGGGTAAGTTCTaataacacaggtctgcaaaattgagagtcagaaaaaagTAAATGATTCAGGCAGCTTCCTTgtgaagctacttgaaccattcactaatgaggctatgaaACTAGACATgaaagggcaaaactgatgccatttttggaatcagcaccctaaatatatccaggaataagTCTGATATGGGACATTTAAGACTGCAAAATTTGTGTTGGCCTGTATAATCTGTGTTTGCAGCACTGACTTACAGAGAGCATTTGCCATTGCTGTGTACATGGCCACTAAGTAGGTTGGACATTGTACGTGATGACAATCACTTGCATTAAATATTGATAGGAATAACTTTTGCTGGGTCATCCTTTTTAATTAGCAAAGGGGCTGAAATGTTAGCAGTGCTTAAAGACTGCAAAGAT
This window contains:
- the TRMT6 gene encoding tRNA (adenine(58)-N(1))-methyltransferase non-catalytic subunit TRM6 isoform X1, coding for MEESPKAASSHVIREGDCAVLKRDEVFKAVAVLKRRKMIFEKQWFYLDNAIGHNYGSTFEVTSGGSLQLKKRTDETSTETKEAGTDNRNIIDDGKSQKLTHDDIKALKDKGIKGQEIVQQLVENSTTFRDKTEFSQHKYIKKKKKKYEAVITIVKPTTRILSTMYYAREPGKINHLRYDTLAQMLTWANVHAGNKMIIMETCAGLVLGAVMERMGGYGSIIQMYPGEGPARAATNSFGFPEPFFRTLYEFPLSKVKNLLSGTFSVTTLPPESEERVPLAEESNGSTDSKQLSIQEADMECSTEVAMESNQPEEQEIADISPEGEDNKTKGRTYDRQKKEEKRKKLIETAALLKAKDADGLIVASRFHPAPLLLSLLEFVAPSRPFVVYCQYKEPLLECYTKLREKGGVINLNLSETWLRNYQVLPDRSHPKLMMSGGGGYLLTGITVTNESIKTGDCPEQRGEEPACKKQKRQEHQ
- the TRMT6 gene encoding tRNA (adenine(58)-N(1))-methyltransferase non-catalytic subunit TRM6 isoform X2, which gives rise to MYYAREPGKINHLRYDTLAQMLTWANVHAGNKMIIMETCAGLVLGAVMERMGGYGSIIQMYPGEGPARAATNSFGFPEPFFRTLYEFPLSKVKNLLSGTFSVTTLPPESEERVPLAEESNGSTDSKQLSIQEADMECSTEVAMESNQPEEQEIADISPEGEDNKTKGRTYDRQKKEEKRKKLIETAALLKAKDADGLIVASRFHPAPLLLSLLEFVAPSRPFVVYCQYKEPLLECYTKLREKGGVINLNLSETWLRNYQVLPDRSHPKLMMSGGGGYLLTGITVTNESIKTGDCPEQRGEEPACKKQKRQEHQ